From a single Lolium rigidum isolate FL_2022 chromosome 7, APGP_CSIRO_Lrig_0.1, whole genome shotgun sequence genomic region:
- the LOC124671899 gene encoding putative serine/threonine-protein kinase → MHRGYGALLGCLVVAVIIGVVVIFCHFRRRKYKIKSSKKDIEVAEASVEYEELTCKQMSIKEIYTATENLRLSNIIGQGIAGKVYKGMLANGWSVAVKHIIKNEHAETFLREVTSLSHVRHPNLVSLRGYCDGQDECFLVYELCVNGNLSEWLFGKDKNLFWIQRLQIALGSACGLWFLHIYPEGCIVHRDIKPTNILLGVDMEPKLADFGLSRCMDIGVSHVSSEVRGTFGYVDPEYRHNHRVHAAGDVYSFGMVLLQLLSGKRAINIQNTTKPISLDKMASMLIREGNVLEFADPRLNGEYSEEAFDLSLKLALSCTGHKQQRPSMEQVVSRLEKALEISMGDDDKRNTISFVDSFA, encoded by the exons ATGCATAGAG GATATGGAGCACTTCTCGGGTGCCTTGTCGTGGCGGTGATCATCGGGGTTGTTGTCATTTTCTGCCACTTCAGGAGAAGAAAATACAAGATCAAATCATCAAAAAAGGATATTG AGGTCGCTGAGGCCTCCGTCGAGTATGAGGAGCTTACCTGCAAGCAGATGTCGATCAAAGAGATATACACCGCAACTGAAAACTTGCGTCTTTCAAACATCATCGGGCAGGGAATTGCAG GGAAAGTGTACAAAGGAATGCTTGCAAATGGCTGGTCTGTTGCCGTGAAACACATAATCAAGAATGAGCATGCAGAAACCTTTCTAAGAGAAGTTACAAGCCTCTCACATGTAAGGCATCCAAATCTGGTGTCATTAAGAGGCTACTGCGATGGGCAGGACGAGTGCTTTCTCGTGTATGAACTGTGTGTCAATGGTAACCTATCAGAGTGGCTATTTG GGAAGGATAAGAATCTATTCTGGATCCAGAGACTTCAGATCGCCCTTGGCAGTGCTTGTGGCCTTTGGTTCCTTCACATATACCCTGAAGGCTGCATTGTTCACCGAGACATAAAG CCAACCAATATACTTCTTGGGGTTGATATGGAGCCCAAACTCGCGGATTTTGGACTGTCGAGATGCATGGACATAGGTGTATCACACGTAAGCTCTGAAGTTAGAGGAACTTTTGGCTACGTCGACCCAGAGTACCGGCACAACCACAGGGTGCATGCTGCAGGGGATGTATACAGCTTTGGTATGGTACTCCTACAGCTCCTGTCAGGAAAGCGAGCAATCAACATCCAGAACACTACTAAGCCAATTTCACTGGACAAaatg GCTTCTATGCTCATCAGAGAAGGAAATGTGCTGGAATTTGCTGATCCAAGGCTGAATGGAGAATACTCAGAAGAGGCATTTGATCTCAGTCTGAAGCTTGCTCTCTCATGCACCGGCCACAAGCAGCAGCGACCATCCATGGAGCAAGTTGTATCAAGGCTAGAGAAGGCTCTAGAGATCTCCATGGGAGACGATGATAAGCGCAACACCATCAGTTTTGTTGATTCCTTTGCATAG